The Oncorhynchus masou masou isolate Uvic2021 chromosome 8, UVic_Omas_1.1, whole genome shotgun sequence genome has a window encoding:
- the LOC135544082 gene encoding uncharacterized protein LOC135544082, which translates to MAQKRQSDEPLDRAPKRSPVSNSMDSNPTNIAHELNARSPGFVPPDLPQIDNTDNGQSQNLPSLPFTAGENDAHSSTNDTQQTDPLGALNAYLERLQQGDDGIDRSIRVIHRAKFNTTEIRQRLDMSRDDVNDYAVFYAMILEAIDGLSKKTTELASANDVRLLQLEGDFVFPVSARLPNGEVEPDTFLSLIEQVVQSNREILTDDTLELVVQIVHNLEGGGGPRRKVTAILDSELIKKKRMHLIVLTNKDNNLCFATCVVMLLDPGLTTSDAEQKGRDLQTSVGLSELTKVSLSDINKFEKELGVKIVVFYRERSDIKHFKTHFKKTHAKTVFLYLHDDHYYGIKNPKGFLGVSYFCNFCYSGYSKKNDHKCENCCNVCHHAKCPDQPKKTIRCTECLRFCRSKFCHTQHKVRHLNEASGKMFSTCDVTKYCSQCNRCYTINVANPKEHKCGANRCHCCKAANMEAEGHQCFIQKLEPEEPSEKYIFYDFETRQDTDEHVPNFVCCMDFHGETWTAEGEHCVKAFYKKYRTNRYKDYTFIAHNSKGYDGYFLMNYLVDNMITPKITAQGSKLLCIIDKDFGQRYIDSLSFLSMKLSDMPEAMGFENDKKGYFPHWFNTQQNQNYIGKYPSPELYGDRTMMKKERENFLQWHKSKSESNSEFDFKKEMAEYCKNDVIILRKACLRFREEVLSTTKVDPLQCVTLASLCMKIYRTKFLPEKTIAIPPLDNYIQSQKTFSTQSIQWLEYLSHKEKRSIKHALNDGEKRMGKYSLDGFSEDDDGTIAYEYAGCYFHGCPDCYGYDAFCKQTKMTFGVMHQRFQDKISSLQKDHHLNVKVMWEHEWNVLKKTNSEVQTFLKTFEMPEPMEPRDAFFGGRTNALHLHYKVQPGETIQYYDFTSLYPFVNKAKAYPIGHPNIIARDFEPLDKYFGLVKAKVYPPKGLYLPVLPYRAAGKLMFPLCRICSESENQETECTHSDEERALTGVWCTVEMAKAVEKGYKVAKLIEVWHFPKKSESLFAEYVKTFLKDKQEASGWPHSAADEVSKEAYLQRYEETEGIKLNREKIVVNKAMRKIAKLFLNSLWGKFGQRANQMNTTLIKDLQELLNCVFSPEIDVSNISFLNDDVVMVNWKYIEKRHSSPGPVNVFIAAFTTAYARLELYDLMEKLQKRTLYHDTDSVIFVSRPGDWMPELNEFLGGLTSELDPGDHIVEFVSGGPKTYGYETHNGKKCMKVKGITLHHSNAALVHLESLIGLVNDFLKDRDNSDEILTQNTQIVRDKRRFTLKNRSAPKRFRIVYNKRRLFPDYSTLPYGY; encoded by the coding sequence ATGGCTCAGAAAAGACAGAGTGATGAGCCATTGGACAGAGCCCCCAAAAGGTCACCAGTTTCTAATTCAATGGACTCAAACCCTACCAATATAGCTCATGAACTGAATGCCAGATCCCCTGGTTTTGTTCCCCCAGACCTCCCCCAAATTGACAACACAGATAATGGGCAGTCTCAGAACCTGCCTTCACTGCCTTTTACAGCAGGTGAAAATGATGCCCATTCATCCACTAATGATACTCAGCAAACGGATCCTCTTGGTGCGTTGAATGCGTATTTAGAGAGACTTCAGCAAGGTGACGATGGCATAGACAGATCCATAAGAGTGATTCATAGAGCAAAGTTCAACACAACTGAAATTAGACAGCGGCTGGACATGAGTCGGGATGATGTGAACGACTATGCCGTCTTCTATGCTATGATTTTAGAGGCAATAGATGGACTTTCAAAGAAAACGACAGAACTGGCCAGTGCTAATGATGTAAGACTGTTACAGTTGGAGGGTGACTTTGTGTTCCCAGTCTCAGCCCGTTTGCCAAATGGAGAAGTGGAACCTGACACATTTCTTTCATTAATCGAGCAGGTGGTCCAGAGTAACCGAGAAATATTGACTGATGACACCCTAGAGCTTGTTGTTCAAATCGTGCACAATCTCGAGGGTGGTGGTGGTCCACGTAGAAAGGTGACAGCTATCTTGGATAGTGAGCTAATTAAGAAAAAGCGTATGCACCTCATTGTACTcactaacaaagacaacaacCTTTGCTTTGCCACTTGTGTAGTTATGCTTTTAGACCCAGGATTGACTACGAGTGATGCTGAGCAGAAAGGCAGAGATCTGCAGACTTCAGTTGGGTTGTCTGAGCTCACTAAGGTTTCTTTATCAGACATTAACAAATTTGAGAAGGAACTGGGTGTTAAAATAGTGGTATTTTATCGTGAACGGTCAGATATAAAACACTTTAAAACACATTTTAAGAAAACTCATGCCAAAACAGTGTTTCTTTACCTGCACGATGACCATTACTATGGTATCAAAAACCCAAAGGGGTTTCTGGGAGTTAGCTATTTTTGCAACTTTTGCTATTCTGGCTATAGCAAAAAGAATGACCACAAGTGTGAGAATTGCTGCAATGTCTGTCATCATGCTAAGTGCCCAGATCAGCCAAAGAAGACCATCCGGTGTACAGAATGTTTGCGTTTCTGTCGATCTAAATTCTGCCATACACAGCACAAAGTTCGTCATTTGAATGAAGCCTCTGGTAAAATGTTTTCCACGTGTGATGTAACCAAATACTGTTCCCAGTGTAACAGATGTTACACTATTAATGTGGCCAATCCGAAGGAGCACAAATGTGGAGCTAATCGATGCCACTGCTGTAAAGCTGCAAACATGGAAGCAGAAGGCCATCAGTGTTTCATTCAAAAACTTGAACCCGAGGAGCCTAGTGAGAAGTACATCTTCTATGACTTTGagacaagacaagacacagatgAGCACGTTCCCAACTTTGTGTGCTGTATGGATTTCCATGGAGAAACCTGGACTGCAGAGGGAGAGCACTGTGTTAAAGCCTTTTACAAAAAATACAGAACAAACAGGTACAAGGACTATACATTCATAGCCCACAACTCAAAGGGATATGATGGGTATTTTTTGATGAACTATCTAGTCGACAACATGATTACACCAAAAATCACAGCACAAGGCAGCAAGCTTTTATGCATTATTGACAAAGACTTTGGACAAAGATACATTGATAGTCTCAGTTTTTTATCAATGAAGCTGAGTGACATGCCAGAGGCAATGGGCTTTGAAAATGACAAGAAGGGATATTTTCCACATTGGTTTAACACACAGCAAAACCAGAATTACATTGGCAAGTACCCCTCCCCTGAATTATATGGTGACAGAACCAtgatgaagaaagagagggaaaactTTCTGCAGTGGCACAAATCAAAATCTGAATCAAACTCTGAGTTTGACTTCAAGAAGGAGATGGCAGAATATTGTAAGAATGATGTGATCATTCTGCGGAAAGCATGCTTACGGTTTAGGGAAGAGGTCCTTAGCACTACAAAGGTTGACCCACTGCAATGTGTGACTCTTGCATCCCTGTGCATGAAAATCTACCGCACAAAATTCTTACCCGAAAAAACCATTGCCATTCCTCCATTAGACAATTACATCCAAAGTCAGAAGACTTTTTCTACTCAATCTATTCAATGGTTGGAATATTTGTCTCACAAGGAAAAACGATCCATAAAGCATGCTCTGAACGATGGAGAAAAACGGATGGGCAAGTACTCGTTGGATGGTTTCTCAGAGGATGATGATGGTACCATAGCCTATGAGTACGCTGGCTGCTATTTTCATGGTTGCCCAGACTGTTATGGCTATGATGCTTTTTGTAAGCAGACCAAAATGACCTTTGGTGTCATGCATCAGCGTTTCCAGGACAAAATCAGCTCGTTGCAAAAGGACCACCATTTGAATGTGAAGGTGATGTGGGAGCATGAGTGGAATGTTCTCAAAAAGACAAATTCAGAGGTCCAGACATTTTTGAAAACCTTTGAAATGCCTGAGCCCATGGAACCCAGAGATGCCTTTTTTGGGGGTAGGACGAACGCACTTCACCTGCATTACAAAGTGCAACCAGGGGAGACAATCCAATACTATGATTTCACGTCACTTTATCCCTTTGTAAATAAGGCAAAGGCTTACCCCATCGGACACCCTAACATAATTGCACGTGACTTTGAGCCACTAGACAAATACTTTGGTTTGGTCAAAGCCAAAGTATACCCCCCAAAGGGTCTGTATCTCCCTGTGCTACCATATCGTGCTGCTGGCAAGCTCATGTTCCCACTCTGCAGAATCTGCTCTGAGTCAGAGAATCAAGAGACTGAGTGTACTCACTCAGATGAGGAAAGGGCTCTAACTGGAGTATGGTGTACTGTTGAAATGGCCAAAGCCGTTGAAAAGGGGTACAAAGTTGCCAAACTGATTGAAGTGTGGCATTTCCCCAAAAAGTCTGAATCTCTCTTCGCTGAGTATGTCAAGACCTTTCTAAAAGACAAACAAGAGGCCAGTGGGTGGCCTCATAGTGCAGCTGATGAAGTTAGCAAAGAAGCGTACCTTCAGAGATATGAGGAAACGGAAGGTATTAAGCTGAACCGTGAAAAAATTGTTGTCAACAAGGCCATGAGAAAAATTGCTAAGCTTTTTCTGAACAGTCTTTGGGGAAAGTTTGGCCAAAGAGCAAATCAAATGAACACAACTTTGATTAAAGATTTGCAAGAACTTCTgaactgtgtgttctctcctgaGATAGATGTTTCTAATATCTCTTTCTTGaatgatgatgttgtcatggtgaATTGGAAGTACATTGAGAAGCGCCACAGTTCTCCTGGTCCTGTTAATGTTTTCATTGCCGCTTTCACAACTGCCTATGCTAGACTGGAGCTCTACGACCTCATGGAAAAACTGCAGAAACGAACACTGTACCATGACACAGACAGTGTCATATTTGTGAGTAGGCCTGGAGATTGGATGCCAGAGCTAAATGAGTTCTTGGGGGGCCTGACGAGCGAGTTAGATCCAGGTGATCACATTGTGGAGTTTGTATCGGGTGGACCAAAGACATATGGATACGAAACACACAATGGAAAGAAATGCATGAAAGTTAAGGGAATCACGTTACATCATTCCAATGCAGCTTTGGTACATCTGGAGTCTCTCATAGGATTGGTTAATGACTTTCTTAAAGACAGGGACAATTCAGATGAGATATTGACACAGAATACCCAGATTGTCAGGGACAAGAGGAGATTCACTTTAAAAAACCGCTCCGCCCCAAAACGATTTAGAATCGTGTATAACAAGCGGAGGCTTTtcccagactacagtacactgcctTATGGGTACTAG